AGCGCAAACGTGGCCAGGGGTTCCCGACTGAAGAGCCGATTCTCGAACTGTGCCAGACCGACCGGATCCTCGAGCAGGTCGTCCCAGCCAAGCTCCCGGAGGAGTTCGGTGCGGCGAGTCTGGTAAGCCGTCCGTAAATGCGGTAATTCCACGAGATACTGGTACAGCCCGTAAAAGGCCACGCCCACGGCAAGGGCGGCCATTCCCGCCAAAACCGCGCGGCGTTGCCGATCGGTGAGGTTCAACTGCCGAAGAAGCTGCCACAGCACATAGTACCCCACCCACACCCAAAGCATGTTGATCGCGGGGCGGGCCGTCCCTGAGTAAACAGCGCGAAGCGCGGCCAGCACCAGCCACACAACGGTCGCCAGGAAGGCCAGGTCCACACGCTGGAGTTTCACTCGCCACCCAGATCGGCCGAGATTGAACACGATTCCGATGAGGACAGCACCGAAAAGCAACATGGTGGGGGCGACGTCATCGCCCAGATCGGCGCCCTCGCTGGGAAAGAGCGGCCGGGCGACGAGGAGGAGCGTGACCATCGCAAGCAAAAACGCTCGCACACCAGAAGAGGAACGTCTCTCCTGGTTATGCGGCTCGGCAGCTTTCTCGCCCGAATCCTGACTGGGTGTCTCGCGCCTGTGAGGAATCCGCTGTTTGGCCATCGTGAAGGATGCTGAAAAATGGCAAGAGGATGCAATATTTCAGGGCGAGGTGCCCTCTTGCCTCATGGTACACCGACCGGGCAAAAACCCAAAGCGTCTGACCCATCCCCACTTTTCCTCTGCCAACGGGAACCTTCACAGGGGTTCAAATGGGAGCGAGATTCAACCCGGCGGGACCTGCAGAATTTTTCGGAGGGGCACGCTTGTCGTGCCCGATGACGGCGCAATGGATGATCCAACGTCAAACGGCGGACCTGACAGGCAGGTCCCTCCGAGAAATCGTCCGGAGGGGCACGCTTGTCGTGCCCGGCGCAGGCAAATGGAATACCGAACGTTGGTAAACGGACTCCGGGATTTTTCAGAGGGGCACGCTGGTCGTGCCCGATGGCCCTTCCCGCTGCGGCGTCGATAGGGGCGATTCATGAATCGCCCCTATCTAAAACCCACGTGAATTGACAGTGGATTATCCAGGGTCGATAAGCGGACGTGACAGGCAGGTCCCTCCGAGAAATTGTCCGGAGGGGCGCGCTTGTCGTGCCGGTTCGGTTCTCGCTCAGCGTTCTGCCAAACCGGCTCGCAGGGCACCCGTCTGGACGGAACGGGTAAAAGCGAACCCGAACCTGGTTTTGGGTGTCCGTCATCCATGCCGTGTGCTGGACACCGGCCGGATGGTCTGGCCGGGCTCCCCATCACTTGTCGCAATCTCCCCCCAAGGTTAGGATAGCGCTTTTACGGACATACGGACGAGGATGCTATGCGGCACATATTATCGGCTTTAGTGCAGAACGTACCGGGCGTACTCTCCCATATTGCGGGAATGCTCGCCTCACGCGGGTACAATATCGACAGCCTGGCCGTCGGCGAGACAGAAGATCCGCGGCTTTCGCGGATGACTTTCGTCGTGGTCGGGGACGATGCCGTGATCGAGCAGGTCCGAAAACAACTGGAGAAGATCGTCACCGTCGTCCGGGTGGATGACATCAGTTCGCGAGATTATGTGGAGCGCGACCTGATGCTCATCAAGGTGTCGGCCCCGCCGGACCGGCGTGGAGAAATCCGCGAACTGGTGGAAATCTTCCGCGGACGCATTGTCGATGTCGCGCCGGAAAGTATGATAATCGAGATTTCCGGTCAGGAGAAAAAGGTCGAGTCCTTCATCGAGCTGATGCGGCCGTTCGGAATTCTGGAGTTGGCGCGGACCGGGCGCATCGCAATGGTGCGAGGGAGTTCGTCGCTCAGGAATTCTGACAACCACGACGATCAAGCGTTGGCAAATTCTCGTTGCCCCAGTGGTTCCGGTTGATGGGGACCATGGTGCCTGAGGGGCATAGTCCGGGTTTGAATCAGGAGCAAAACCATGCCAGCCAAAATTTACTATGATCAGGATGCGGATCTGTCACTGTTGCAGAAGAAGACGGTGGCCATCATTGGATACGGCTCTCAGGGGCACGCCCATGCCCAAAATCTGAGGGACAGCGGCGTTCGGGTGGTGGTTGCGGAGTTGCCCGGAACCCCGAATTACAAGCTGGCAGTAGAACACGGGTTTCAACCGGTCTCCGCGGAAGAGGCCACCAAACAGGGCGACGTCATTACGATCCTGCTGCCCGACGAAATTCAGCCTGATGTGTTCCGAACCTCGATTCGGCCGCATCTGAAGCCGGGAAACGTCATCGTGTGTTCTCACGGATTCAACGTGCACTACGGGCAGTTCGATATTCCGGAGGGCGTGGCGGCCGTCCTGGTGGCCCCCAAGGGGCCTGGGCATCTCGTGCGCTCGGAATTCGTGAAAGGGGGCGGTGTTCCCTGTCTGGTGGCCAATGGGCCGAACGGCACCGAGGAAACGTTCAAGCTGGCACTGGCCTATGCAAAGGGGATTGGCGGTACCCGGGCAGGCGTCATCGAGACGACCTTCGCCGAGGAAACCGAAACCGACCTCTTCGGTGAGCAGGTGGTCCTGTGTGGTGGTGTCAGCGAGTTGATTTGTGCCGCCTTCGAAACACTTGTCGAGGCCGGTTATCAGCCGGAGCTGGCCTACTTCGAGTGCATGCATGAGCTCAAGCTGATCGTCGATCTCATGTACCAGGGCGGTCTCAGCTACATGCGGTACAGCATTTCCAACACCGCTGAGTACGGCGATTACACCCGCGGCCCACGGATCATCACCGAGCAAACCCGTGCGGAGATGAAGAAGATCCTCAAAGAAATTCAGACCGGCGCATTTGCCAAGGAATGGATTCTGGAGAACAAGGCCAACGCGCCGATGTTTAAGGCCCTCCGAAAGAAAGCACGCGCCCACATGATCGAGGAAGTCGGTCGGAAACTCCGCAAGATGATGAAATGGATCGACGCCAAAGAGGTTTGACGCGTGCTTGGTAATCCCGCGCGTTGAAGATTGAATTTCAGGGGATGTTGCGGGCTTGTTTCACCGGGCACGACAGGCGTGCATTTGCGAACGATTTCTTGGTAGGACCCGCTTGTCGGGTCCGCCTTTCCGGAGGGACCTGCTCGTCAGGTTCGCGTCCCAATTTTGGATGATCCATCCCAATTCACCGGGCACGACAAGCGTGCCCCTCCGACCCCACGGAGGGACCTGCTTGTCAGGTCCGTCGTTCAACGTTTGATCATCCATTGCCTTTTTCCGGTGACTGAAGTCTCGCGCTCCATATGGAGTGCGGCGATTTATCGCCGCTTTCTGGTGAAGGCTTTAGCCTTCACAACGTTGTCGTCGGGCAGGATAGAAACGGAGTGCCGGTCGGGGTGGGACCGAACCTTGCAATCCGTGCAATGTAAGGACGCTTTCCACGGTCCGCTTTTCCGACGTTGGATAAACCATGCTTCCTCACCGGGCACGACAAGCGTGCCCCTCCGACCCCTCGGAGGGACGTGCTTGTCACGTCCGTCGTTTGACGTTGGATCATCCACTGGCGTTTACCGGGGACTGAAGTCCCGCGCGGAAAGCGGTGCTAAAGCCTCGCACTCCACATTCGGCGTTAGCCGGGGATGCGGTCTGAGAAGCCCAAGCCGTATAATGACAAAGCGGCCGAACCACCTGCGTTTTGAGCAAAGGTGGACGCGCGAAAGGCAAGACGGCACACGCGACAATCAAAATATCTTTTCCAAAAGAGGTGAATGTGCCATGGCGGAGGGCTCTTTCAGCGGGAGTGGCTTTCAGTGTCCGTTGCCGCTCAGCTCATCGGACACCATTCAGCTTGCCCACGGCGGGGGCGGCCGACTCATGCGGCAATTGATCACCGAGTTGTTTCTGCCCCAATTTCGGCACACCGGCGAGACCAGCGAGGGCCTTCGCGAGCCGCCGCATGACAGCGCGGAGATCCGCCTCGGCGATGGAACACGGATGGCCTTCACCACCGATTCGTTTGTGGTCAGTCCGCTATTTTTCCCCGGCGGAGACATCGGCAAGCTGGCTGTCTTCGGCACGGTGAACGACCTGGCGATGTCGGGCGCCAAACCGCTGTGGCTGAGTGCCGGATTCATTCTTGAAGAGGGACTGCCCCTGGACACGCTTCGCCGGGTGGTGCAGTCCATGCGCCAGGCCGCCGAGGAGGCAGGGGTCCGCATCATCACGGGTGACACCAAGGTGGTCGATCGGGGAAAAGGGGACGGCATTTACATCAACACGACGGGGCTGGGCTGGATCCCCGAAAACGTGCACATTTCCCCGTCCCGGATTCGGCCGGGGGACAAGATTCTGCTGTCGGGAGACGTCGGCCGCCACGGTATCGCCATCATGTCAGTCCGCGAAGGCTTGCAGTTCGACAATGCCCTGCCGAGTGATTGTGCGCCGCTTCACCGGGTGGTTCGGGCAATGGTGAAGCGCGCCGCCGATGCCATTCATTGCTTGCGGGATTTGACGCGCGGTGGGCTGGCTTCTGCACTCAACGAGCTGGCCATGGACGCCCATGTGGCGATGGTCATCAACGAGCAGGCGATTCCGGTGGAACCTGCGGTGGCGGCCGCCTGTGAACTGCTTGGGCTGGACCCCTATTACGTGGCGAATGAAGGGCGGTTTGTGGCGGTGGTCAGGGCCGACGCGGCTGAGGAACTTCTGGCGGTTTTGCGCGAGCAGGCCGGATGTACCAGCGCCCAGATCATCGGCGAAGTCCAGCCTGCCCCGGCCGGTGTGGTGGAGCTGCGGACGGCCTTAGGGGGTTCACGCGTGCTGGATCTCCTTTCAGGAGAGCAAATGCCGAGGATCTGTTGAAAGCGACATCGCATGCGTGCTGACCCGTGTGGCTTTTCTTAAAGGCAGGCAGTTGCCAAAATAAGGTGGCGATTGTGATCTTGCTTCATTGATGGCGACGATTGCTGGGCGTGTTGCTGTTTGTCGAAAGGAGCTCATCCGATGCGCGCCTGGGTGTTTGGTGTCCTCGGTTTAGCCGGCCTCATGGCAATGGCGGGTACGCAGGTGGCCCGCGGTGAAGGCGGTGACGTGATCTTTGCAGATCGATTTGAAGGAAAGCTGGCTGACGGATGGAAGTGGCTTCGGGAGGAGCCAGGAGCATGGCGGATTCGGGAGGGTGGCCTGGAAATCCGTGCCCTGCCCGGCGATGCCAACACGGTCAAAAACGCGCTTCTCCGACCGGCGCCGGACCGTTCGGCCGGTGCGTTCGCGGTGGAAGTGACGGTTTCCAATCTGACGCCGCCGACCGTCCAGTATGAACAACTGGGAATCACCTGGTACGTGGACG
This is a stretch of genomic DNA from Thermogutta terrifontis. It encodes these proteins:
- the ilvN gene encoding acetolactate synthase small subunit, producing MRHILSALVQNVPGVLSHIAGMLASRGYNIDSLAVGETEDPRLSRMTFVVVGDDAVIEQVRKQLEKIVTVVRVDDISSRDYVERDLMLIKVSAPPDRRGEIRELVEIFRGRIVDVAPESMIIEISGQEKKVESFIELMRPFGILELARTGRIAMVRGSSSLRNSDNHDDQALANSRCPSGSG
- the ilvC gene encoding ketol-acid reductoisomerase; this encodes MPAKIYYDQDADLSLLQKKTVAIIGYGSQGHAHAQNLRDSGVRVVVAELPGTPNYKLAVEHGFQPVSAEEATKQGDVITILLPDEIQPDVFRTSIRPHLKPGNVIVCSHGFNVHYGQFDIPEGVAAVLVAPKGPGHLVRSEFVKGGGVPCLVANGPNGTEETFKLALAYAKGIGGTRAGVIETTFAEETETDLFGEQVVLCGGVSELICAAFETLVEAGYQPELAYFECMHELKLIVDLMYQGGLSYMRYSISNTAEYGDYTRGPRIITEQTRAEMKKILKEIQTGAFAKEWILENKANAPMFKALRKKARAHMIEEVGRKLRKMMKWIDAKEV
- the hypE gene encoding hydrogenase expression/formation protein HypE, encoding MAEGSFSGSGFQCPLPLSSSDTIQLAHGGGGRLMRQLITELFLPQFRHTGETSEGLREPPHDSAEIRLGDGTRMAFTTDSFVVSPLFFPGGDIGKLAVFGTVNDLAMSGAKPLWLSAGFILEEGLPLDTLRRVVQSMRQAAEEAGVRIITGDTKVVDRGKGDGIYINTTGLGWIPENVHISPSRIRPGDKILLSGDVGRHGIAIMSVREGLQFDNALPSDCAPLHRVVRAMVKRAADAIHCLRDLTRGGLASALNELAMDAHVAMVINEQAIPVEPAVAAACELLGLDPYYVANEGRFVAVVRADAAEELLAVLREQAGCTSAQIIGEVQPAPAGVVELRTALGGSRVLDLLSGEQMPRIC